The bacterium genomic sequence GGGCCGAGGATTTCACAGAGCCGCGCTTCGGATGATTCTTCCAGGGCACTCTGATCGCAGACCTTAGAATCCACCAGCTTGCGCAGGACGACACGGCCGACGCCACGAAGTTTCATACGAGCCAACTCCACCGCATCGTTCCCGATGCCCTGGGTCAGACGCAGCGACAGGTCGTGGACCTGGTCAACCTGCTTCTCGCTCCATCCGGCGATCTCGCACACCAGCGCCATGCCGTGAATGAGCCAATCGAATTCCCCGGCAATCCTCCGCACAGCGCCTCCCCAGACATTGAAGGCATCTTCGATCTTTTTGATCGGCATTTCCTCAATCCAGTCGTCCATCATGAGCGCGAGCTTGTAGTGCTTATTGACGTCATAGATGCAGTGCGTTTCCTTGGCAATCGCCCGAAAGACCGCCCACTGCGCGATGTCGCGGCCCCTGGCGCGGCTCAACACCTGGTCCCGATACCCGGCGCGCCGATTCTCATCCCCGTCCATTTGGACGTAAATGTCCTCAGCATTGCGGCTGCGCGCGGCGATCACCAGCATTTCGAACTCGGTGGAGAAACGGTCCTTCGCCGTTTGAGCCCAGCGGAAGAACGCATAGGCGGTCTTCGGATGCAGACACTGCGAAGCGCAGGTGCGCCCCAACTCAGTGATGATCAACTGGGCTTCCTGTTCAAGCACTGCGGCGCACGAGATGCAGATGTCCACCGCCCGGTCGACATTCTTGTGGAATTGATCCTGCGTCTGGTTCTGCCGCCAGACCTCGTGGCCGGTGAAACTGCCGAGGAGGAAGTGGTAGAGTTCTTCCCGAGTCGCGCACAGGCCCGATGCGATTAGATTGACGACGTGGCTCTCCAGCGGCGCGTTGGCGAGTGTCGGCGTGATGTCCTCGAAGCTCCCCTCGATGTAGTGACGCGCCAATGCCCGGGCTGGAAACTCGCCAGTGCTGACCATGATCGAGCGCCCGAAGTCCAACTCTAGCGAGAGCCGCCCCGCGCGGCCGCTCATATTTTCGTACTCGCTGCGAGTGATGTCCTCGGTGATCACGCGGCGGAACTTGGACGAGTACTTCCACTTTTGCGTGTCGATGAACACGTTCTTTGCCGGGAGGTTCATGCCCATCGCCAGAGTGGAGGTCGAGAACAGCGCCTTGATTGCCCCGGCGCGAAAATGCTTTTCAATCAGGCGGCGCTCGGACCACGTCAGGTCTGCGTTGTGGAAGGCGATTCCCCGGGACAGAAGCTCGGACAATATGTCGCAGGCACGAGTGTCATCCAGGTCAGCGAGTTCATCGATGGCCTCCGTCGCGGACGGCAGCGCCACGATGTCAGCCAGAGCGCGGGCGGCGAACACCGTCGATTTGCGGTCCCGCAGGAAAACCATGCACGGTTCACCGCGCTGGACGAGATTTGCGACATTGAGGAGCATCTGGCGGTCGGCGTTCTTGGAGTTGTCGTCGTCCCAGACCAGTTCCTCGGAACCGGCGGCGCCTGAGTTGTGTTCGCGGTAGTTGAACACTCCATTGCACAGGATGCCCTTGCGAAGCTCCACAGGACGTTGGTTCTCGACCAGGACGCGGGCTTTGAGCCACTTCTCCAGGCGGTCGGTTTTGCCGAGCACGGCCGACAGGCCGAGGATTTGCAGCTTGGCATCCGAGGTGACGATCCGCGTGAGCAAGAGTTCGAGCACCGGCCCGCGGAACTCGTCGGTGATCATCTGCAATTCATCCACGACGATCAGCCCGGCGCTGGTGAGCAGCGACGGCGTGTTCACGAGCAGACCCTGCATCTTCTCGTAGACAACGATGGCGATGTCGAAATCGCCGCGCTGGATCGCTTCGTCATACTCGCGGTGGTCGCGGTTGGAGATCACGACGCGAATGCCGACCTCGCCATAGCGTTCGCTGAATTCGGTGAACTTCTCCTCGGCGAGCGACTTCTGCGGGACCAGGTAGAAGACCTTGAGCTTTTTACGGGCCGCCTTGATCGCGGCCATTTCGCCGATGAAGGTTTTGCCCGACGAGGTGGGTGAGAAGACGATCAGGTTGCGGGATTCGAAGAGACCAAATTGCTGGATGGCTTTCTCCTGCACGGGCAGGAGCATCTCGCCGATGTGCCGCTTCCAGATGTCTACGATCTGTTTTTCAATGCCGTACCCTTCGAGAAAATCAATACGCATCATGGGCGTTTCCCCCGAAACGCGCCCAATGGTCACAGAGCGAACGAGAGTTTCATCTCCCCCTGGGCGTTGCGGAAAGAGGGGATCTCGCCCACCGATACATTGCATCAGTTCAGATCGCGGAAAACCCCTATAACCCTTCCCACGATCCGAACGTCCTGACGTGCCGCGTCGATCAACAAGGGAGCCATCGTGCTGTTCGCGGGCTGCAAGCGGATGACGTTGCCCTCGCGGTAAAACCGCTTCACGGTCGCTTCGTCGTCCATCAGGGCGATGACGGTCGCGCCGTTTTCGGCATCCGGTTGTTCCCGCACGATCACCGTGTCGCCATCGAGGATGCCCGCCTCGATCATGCTCTCGCCCCGAACGCGCAGGGCGAACACGTTGCCGTCCCGATACGCTTTGCGATCCACCGGCAGATAGCCGTCGATGTTCTCGACGGCGAGCAGCGGCGTCCCCGCCGGAACCTGGCCCAAGATCGGAATACGGTTTCCGCCGGGGTGCTTCACCAATAGCTCGATGGAACGTGGCGAACTCGACCGCCGCAGAAAGCCCTTCTTTTCCATGCGCTTCAGATGCACGAAGACCGTGGACGACTTGATCCCGAACTTGCCGCCGATCTCCCTAACGGTCGGCGGCATGCTGCGGCGCTCGCTGAAGTCCTCGATGAAGCGAAGGATTTTGTTCTGCATAGCGGAAGGGGTTTCCACTTCAGCCTCCCTTGTTCTGATGTACAGGGTAGGCTAACTGGTGTTAGCTGTCAAGGGGAAAGCGAAATTTTTTTCGACAGATTCCGCCCGAAGTGGTGACGAGAGGGAGCTTGAAAACGATTGACAAATCTCCAGGGTGGGTTTTTTCTATGGCGGTTTGGTCACTCTGAAGCCCATTTGCGAAGGAGGTGGAACTTTGAATCAGGCATATTGTCCCTATTGCGGCTCCCACAAACCCGAAGAAGAATTCACTGACGAGCACTTTCTCGCGGAATCGCTTGGCTCCCCAGCGACTTTCACCATTCGGGTCTGCAAAAAGTGCAATGGTGACGCCGGGAGTTCAATTGATGCGGCGCTAATCGATAACTACTTCATTTCATTGGAACGAGTTCTGCGCGGCTTGAAAGGTCAGTCGAATCAGCTTCCCGAATTTGAGTTTAAAGGTACCGTGGACATTGAAGGTCAAAATGTCCCAGCGATGTATTCTTTCTCAACAGAGAAAAAACGCATGTGGGTTAAACCTGAAGTCAAAAAACGTATTGAAGGCGAGAAGGAACTGTATGAGATCGAATGCTCGGAGGATGATCTTGAGAGGATATTGAAGGATATAAAGTCTAAATTGAAGAAGCGCGGTTTAGGCAATCGGCCAATAAAGGAAGAGCAGAAGCGAGTCGTTTCAATCCCGACTCCCAATATGCGGGTAGGATTCGGTTTCGATATTACATCTATGCAGCGAGGCATGGTCAAAATCGGCCTGGGATTAGGACACCTAGTGCTTGGCGAAAGCTGGACCTCATCGAAAGACGGCGATCTTTTCCGGCAATTTATTTGGGAACCCGATCCAGATAAAAGGGAAGGAATATTGCACGGCTCAACGTGGCCACAAGAAATTGACCAAAAGTTCACAAAAATTCTATCCCATAAGGACTGGCATTTGTTGGCCGTAATGAACAGAAATCCGCTGAGCTTTTACTGCAACTTATTTGGCAAGTACGCTGGCTGCGCATTGTATTATGACGGAGTTTGGCCTCTTCAGGGCAAGGAAAGCGGTGGTGTCGTTTTCCTGATTGATCCAGTGCAGCGTCGCAAGTTCCGGTATGGGTTCGACGAGTTCTTCGGCAAAAAAGAAGGTGGCACGCTGCCCTGAATCGGCGATTTGCATTTGGAAGAAGGACAACGGCACTTACTGGTGAACCGCCTGTGGCTTCGAACCGTCGGCCCCGACTATGCCTTCGAATGCGGCCCTGTACTTTTCGGGAATACGCCCGAGGAGTTCCGTCAACCCGGCATCGCCCAGGCGCGTTCCCTTTTTCCCCTCGAATTCGATCCAGTGGTATTGCTCCTCGGTCATCCCCAGCATCTTGCCCATCTCGCCCTGCGACATGCCGATGCACTGGCGAACCGTCCGCAACTTGTACTTGGGTGTGGTGTCTTCCGCGACCGGCTTGATGCCCAGCAGATCGGCGACGCGCACCCCGAAAAATTCCGCCACGCGCCTGACTATCTCGTGCTTGTGGGGCACCATCCCACGCCGCTCCCAATTGGAGACCGTGCATTCATCGACGCCGAGGTTCCGCGCCAGTTCCTTCTTGTTGAAGTGGTTCTTCATCCGGAGCCACTGGAGCCGCTCGCCGAAAGTTTTCGTCTCGGAAAAGTCTTTGATCATGTGGACGTCTTCGCTCGTGTTGATTTGAATCACCAGGTCGCCGTTCTTGGGGAAGGCAGGCAACAAGCCATTCAGCCCGAAAGCTTCCCGCAGGACATTGAAATCCAGATGAACGTCGAGACGCCCTTCCTGCATGGCCACGATCTTGTCCACTACGCTGGCGAGCGCCTCCTTCTGTTCCCCGATGTGCAGCCCGTCGAACACGCTGCCGAAGTTGGCGAAGGCGAGTTTCAGCTTTTCCAAATCAACATGGGTGTGGTCGCCGTCGATCCCGGCTTCCTTCTGCAGGCGCTCGATCTCGCTCTCCAGTATCTGCTTCTCGGATTTGAGAGGCCGTGCCCGGGCCGCCGCTTCCTCCTGGTCGAGCAGCCCATCCTGGTATGCATCCATGACCCGCTTTAGCGCTTTCTCAACCTCAGCCAATTGGCGATGCAGCGAACGGGACTGGTCGTCGAGATGCAGCCGGATGAATTCTTTGTTGCTGATCAACTTCAGCGCCTGCTTCACAACCGGCTCCGGATCTGTCGCCCAATGTGCGAGAGCCTCGACGATCTTTTGTTCGGTGCGTCTACGATCAAAGGTAAGACCCGAACAGACGCTTGCGCCTTTCTGCTGCCGCCATGAACAGCGGTAATACGACCATGCCCCACCGCCCACCCCTTTTTTCGGATGGTTGTAGCCCGCCATGCTGCCGCCGCAGAGTCCGCATTTGATCAGCCCCGATAGCAGATAGGTGGACCGTTTGTTGCGATGATGAAGCCCGATCTTGTTGGTGAGAATCTCGTGGACCTTTGTCCAGGTGTCTTTGTCGACAATTGCCGGGAGCGCGCCCTCAACGACGATCCAGTCCTTTTCTGGGCGCGGTGTTGACGTCGTGCTGGTGCCCTTGCGCTTGTTGTAGGTGGACGCTCCGTAGTAGGCGGGATTCCCCAGCGTGCGGCTCACGCTGGTCGCGCTCCAGTATTTGGCGTAGCGCGGCTTCGTTCCGCTCGCGTTCAAGTAGTTGGTGATGAACCGGATGCTGCGATGCTCCAGATAAAGATCGAACATCTTTCGGACCAATTTGGCTTCGTCGTCCTGGATCAGCAACTTTCCTTCCTGCTCGCGATATCCAAAAGGAATGACGCCGCCGTTCCATTTGCCTTCCTTGGCGCGCACGAGCATGTGCTCGCGGACGCGCTCGGCGATCATCTCGCGCTCGAACTGAGAGAACGACCCGAGGACATTCAAGGTCAATCTCCCCATGGGGTTGGATGTATCGAACCGCTGGGAAATCGAAATGAAGGCGACGTCATGGTCCTCCAGGGTGTCGAGCAGACGCAGCAGGTCGCGCAGGTTGCGGCTGATGCGGTCGATCTTCGTGACGACCACCGCGTCGAATTTCTTGGCGACCGCGTCGGCCATCATCCTCTTGAAGGCCGGGCGGTTCTCGGTATTGCTGCCGGACAGCCCCGCGTCGGAATAGTGGTCGTGGATTTTCAGATGATGAAAGGCGCAGTATTCGCGCAACACCTTTTCCTGGATCGCCAGAGACTCCGATTGCACCTGCATGTCCGTGGACACGCGGGAGTATATGGCGACCACCGTCCCGGTTTCGAGTTTATCGTTTTCTCGCATCAAACCTCCTAGTGATATTGGGCATGAGCCGTCACATCGGCGTGGACGTATCGAACGGCTCGATGATTGGAACGATGACGACGCCGCATCGCTTCAACTCGTCCGACAGCCGCACTGCATCCTCATAATTTCGGCTCAGGCGGGCGTAGTCCGTCACGATCACGGCGGTGAATTTTCCCGCTGCGGCGTCGGCCATCATCCGCTGGAACGCTGGGCGGTTCCCCGTCGTATGGCCGCCCTGTCCGTCATCGCAGTAGTGGTCGTGGATTTTCAGTTGACACCGGGCGCAGTAGTCACGCACAGCCTTTTCATGGGGCGATGGGGAATCGTTGTGCCCCGGCGGGATGGCGGCCATACGGGAATAGATGGCGACCGTCGTGCCGGGTTCGAGCTTGTCATTTGTTCGCATTGGACCTCCTCGGTTCGGGTTTGCACGAGGTGTCCATTACCTCGTTTGGACACATCATCAAGGCGTTCTTTATTGCGAGGAGCGTGCCACGCACGGCGGACCGTTCGGCCCGACAAATGGCCGTAAATCAAGGGGTTGCGCGAGACATCGGGAACGGATGGCTCGCTATTCGTTTTGCAAAAGGCCCTTTAAGTTTTGCAAAACGGCCTTTAAATTTTGCAAAAGGCCCTTTCCGTTTTGCAAATCGGCCTTTCCGTTTTGCACTTTTGCGGGAAAACGCACCCTCAATATCCCGTAACCCCTCGTAATCAAAAGCCTATCGTCTTCGATTTGCACTTTTTCAAAAACCACACGGTTCTCCACCCCTCCGTTTTCCTGATTTCCCTTTAGTTACAACGGCTTATCGGTTTTTCCCAGGCGCTGGCATCCCTCTTGCGCTTAGAGGCGCTCGACCTGTTTGACCGAGGAGGATCGATGAGCGCCACGGGGATTAAGGAAGTTCGTATCTACCATGCCGCGCTGCCCGAAGCGCATGTAAAACGCCGCGCCGCAGAACTCGTGCGGCTCCTGGCGCTCGGCCTGGCGCGATCCGTTGTGAAGGCGCCGGTTGGCGCCGGGATTCAAGAGCATCCGGAAAACAAATTTCAGAATCCGGCGGATCTCCCGGCGAGCGGGATGGCGCTGTGATGTCCGCTCGCGCCGCCAAGAGAACCTCGAACGGGAATATGGATGCTGAAGCCGCGCGGCAGTTCCTCATCGACCATTTTCGGGCGCACGCGATCAAAGGCGAACTCAAGCCGACACGGACCTATGAGGTGATCGAGCAGGATGCCGCGCACCTAAAAATTTGCACGCGCAACGGCGGCGGCCGCTGGGTTCAATCCCTCTTCGCGGACCTCGTGACCTGCAAGAGCCTGAAGTACGGCGAATTCCGGCGCGTCGATTTGTTCTGGGGGGTGGAGCGCAAGGGCCGGGACGCTGACGCGGTGTTTCAGTTTTCGACGGGCGCGACCGCGGACGACGACACGTTCCGTGTTTCCATTCCCGGCCCCGCGTTCACCCCGAGCGGCGAGCCGGTCCCCGTTGACGCATTCATGGCGCGCGGCTCTGACCGCCATTCTTCCCGCCGTTCCCGAAAGGAGAAATCAGCATGACCAACCCGCGCATGACGTCCACGTATTCGATGTGGAGTTC encodes the following:
- a CDS encoding DEAD/DEAH box helicase encodes the protein MMRIDFLEGYGIEKQIVDIWKRHIGEMLLPVQEKAIQQFGLFESRNLIVFSPTSSGKTFIGEMAAIKAARKKLKVFYLVPQKSLAEEKFTEFSERYGEVGIRVVISNRDHREYDEAIQRGDFDIAIVVYEKMQGLLVNTPSLLTSAGLIVVDELQMITDEFRGPVLELLLTRIVTSDAKLQILGLSAVLGKTDRLEKWLKARVLVENQRPVELRKGILCNGVFNYREHNSGAAGSEELVWDDDNSKNADRQMLLNVANLVQRGEPCMVFLRDRKSTVFAARALADIVALPSATEAIDELADLDDTRACDILSELLSRGIAFHNADLTWSERRLIEKHFRAGAIKALFSTSTLAMGMNLPAKNVFIDTQKWKYSSKFRRVITEDITRSEYENMSGRAGRLSLELDFGRSIMVSTGEFPARALARHYIEGSFEDITPTLANAPLESHVVNLIASGLCATREELYHFLLGSFTGHEVWRQNQTQDQFHKNVDRAVDICISCAAVLEQEAQLIITELGRTCASQCLHPKTAYAFFRWAQTAKDRFSTEFEMLVIAARSRNAEDIYVQMDGDENRRAGYRDQVLSRARGRDIAQWAVFRAIAKETHCIYDVNKHYKLALMMDDWIEEMPIKKIEDAFNVWGGAVRRIAGEFDWLIHGMALVCEIAGWSEKQVDQVHDLSLRLTQGIGNDAVELARMKLRGVGRVVLRKLVDSKVCDQSALEESSEARLCEILGPKTGKKLFDLVREGAPTVIHQEEEAVPVGLVEPDVEADPMPSLILDIKQHRVSYKGATVDLQPTPLKFIALLAKKPGKIVTKQEIYDSIWGLNDAADNPIYDHQITDTKSTLVRSLGSMVGNGHGIAAREIQGLIKTKPKVGYWLDLPENEVRICG
- the lexA gene encoding transcriptional repressor LexA, with protein sequence MQNKILRFIEDFSERRSMPPTVREIGGKFGIKSSTVFVHLKRMEKKGFLRRSSSPRSIELLVKHPGGNRIPILGQVPAGTPLLAVENIDGYLPVDRKAYRDGNVFALRVRGESMIEAGILDGDTVIVREQPDAENGATVIALMDDEATVKRFYREGNVIRLQPANSTMAPLLIDAARQDVRIVGRVIGVFRDLN
- a CDS encoding HNH endonuclease, coding for MGFFYGGLVTLKPICEGGGTLNQAYCPYCGSHKPEEEFTDEHFLAESLGSPATFTIRVCKKCNGDAGSSIDAALIDNYFISLERVLRGLKGQSNQLPEFEFKGTVDIEGQNVPAMYSFSTEKKRMWVKPEVKKRIEGEKELYEIECSEDDLERILKDIKSKLKKRGLGNRPIKEEQKRVVSIPTPNMRVGFGFDITSMQRGMVKIGLGLGHLVLGESWTSSKDGDLFRQFIWEPDPDKREGILHGSTWPQEIDQKFTKILSHKDWHLLAVMNRNPLSFYCNLFGKYAGCALYYDGVWPLQGKESGGVVFLIDPVQRRKFRYGFDEFFGKKEGGTLP
- a CDS encoding recombinase family protein, which translates into the protein MRENDKLETGTVVAIYSRVSTDMQVQSESLAIQEKVLREYCAFHHLKIHDHYSDAGLSGSNTENRPAFKRMMADAVAKKFDAVVVTKIDRISRNLRDLLRLLDTLEDHDVAFISISQRFDTSNPMGRLTLNVLGSFSQFEREMIAERVREHMLVRAKEGKWNGGVIPFGYREQEGKLLIQDDEAKLVRKMFDLYLEHRSIRFITNYLNASGTKPRYAKYWSATSVSRTLGNPAYYGASTYNKRKGTSTTSTPRPEKDWIVVEGALPAIVDKDTWTKVHEILTNKIGLHHRNKRSTYLLSGLIKCGLCGGSMAGYNHPKKGVGGGAWSYYRCSWRQQKGASVCSGLTFDRRRTEQKIVEALAHWATDPEPVVKQALKLISNKEFIRLHLDDQSRSLHRQLAEVEKALKRVMDAYQDGLLDQEEAAARARPLKSEKQILESEIERLQKEAGIDGDHTHVDLEKLKLAFANFGSVFDGLHIGEQKEALASVVDKIVAMQEGRLDVHLDFNVLREAFGLNGLLPAFPKNGDLVIQINTSEDVHMIKDFSETKTFGERLQWLRMKNHFNKKELARNLGVDECTVSNWERRGMVPHKHEIVRRVAEFFGVRVADLLGIKPVAEDTTPKYKLRTVRQCIGMSQGEMGKMLGMTEEQYHWIEFEGKKGTRLGDAGLTELLGRIPEKYRAAFEGIVGADGSKPQAVHQ
- a CDS encoding recombinase family protein encodes the protein MRTNDKLEPGTTVAIYSRMAAIPPGHNDSPSPHEKAVRDYCARCQLKIHDHYCDDGQGGHTTGNRPAFQRMMADAAAGKFTAVIVTDYARLSRNYEDAVRLSDELKRCGVVIVPIIEPFDTSTPM